The DNA window GGCCATCGGAGCGCCTAGGCTCACTTGGCCCTGCCCCTTGTCCACCAGGTCAGCGTCTACTTACAGAATTGGTCTCATGTGCTCAGCTATGTCAGCAAGGCTGAGTCTACCCCGGAGATTGCTGAGGTACGGGCCACCTCCTCAGAGACCTTGCCCCAGGATTGCTGACCACTGCTGGCCCCTCCTATCCTGCCCCACTTCATTCTCCCCCACCTCATTCTCCCCCAAATCTGAATCTGCCTTCATCCCCTCTCTGTCTGGGGGCTGGGCATCGAGCTCCAGGAAATGTGGGGCGTGGGCCTCACGCATGTGGCTTCTTCCCCCAACAGCAGCGAGGAGAGCGTGACAGCCAGACCCAGGCCATCCTCACCAAGCTCAAGTGTGCCGCAGGTGAGGGCCTGGGTCATGCCCAGCTGGCCCCACGTTCAATGTGTGTTGCTCTTCCAGCCCAGGGCAGTAGGCTGGTCCCTGCCTCAGCCAGGGAAACCTTCCCTGGCAGGGCGCAGGATGTTGTGGGGCACATGTGCGGGTGTAGGTGGCGCCTAAAGTCTGCCCTGGGGAAGCCAGTGGGTGATGTGTGGTCAGGGTCTGGCTGCTGTCACTGTGGGCCTGAGGCAGGTCTGCCAGCCCGAGCTGCTCTGAGCCCGGGTGTCCTTTGCAGCCATGCTAGCACCTAAAGCTTTGTTGCACGCCTGGCTTTGGGGAACCTGCTTGGCACTGGCGGGGCTGTTTCCACGCATGATTAGGGTATCTGTGCCCAGCACTGAGGAACAGCTCCTGGGGCAGGAGAGGCCAGCGAGCCGGCTGGTGGTCGTGTTCTCCCTGGTCTCCAGGCTTTAGCGGTTTCCCCAGGCTCTGGGTCTCACCCCCTCTCCCCGCTGCCCCCGGCTCCCTCCACTAGGTTTGGCGGAGCTGGCTGCCAGGAAGTACAAGCAGGCTGCCAAGTGCCTCCTGCTGGCTTCCTTTGATCACTGCGACTTCCCTGAGGTGAGAAGCCCTCTTGgggacttgggaggcagagcacGGGTTCATGGGTTGGGCTGCTTTTGTAGGAGAGTGAGGTTTCTCACAAACGGGGTCTTAGGCATTCTCTGAGTGGGTGATGGGCAGGCAGGGGTGGCCTGGCCCTTCACTTTCTGTGACACCAGGTCTCTGCTCCTCAGCTGCTGTCCCCCAGCAACGTGGCCATCTACGGTGGCCTGTGTGCCTTGGCTACCTTTGACCGGCAGGAGCTGCAGCGCAATGTCATCTCCAGTAGGTAGGTGCCCTGGTCCGGCAGTCCCTGTCCCTCTCCACGGCTGCCGCTTTGGCCTTGCATGTCCCGGACCCCTGGCCCTGCCATTTTCTCAGGTGTTTTGTCTGGGGACTGGTGTCCCACTGGCCACttggagggaggggcaggcagaGGACAGAGCTCTGAGGGGTCTGCCTCACCAGCTCCTTCAAGTTGTTCTTGGAGCTGGAGCCGCAGGTCCGAGACATCATCTTCAAATTCTACGAGTCCAAGTACGCCTCATGCCTCAAGATGCTGGATGAGATGAAGGTGGGGTCCTGCCCggggtgggggtgaggtggggcTCTGCCTGGCCTCCTGTCCTGGTCCTCACCAGCCCCTTCCCTAGGACAACCTGCTCCTGGACATGTATTTGGCTCCCCACGTCAGGACGCTGTACACCCAGATTCGCAACCGTGCCCTCATCCAGGTAATGTGGGGGTCaggctggcacacagcaggtgggcATACAGGGGGCTGTGGAGCTGACTTCCCTCCGCTCTGCAGTATTTCAGCCCCTACGTGTCAGCCGACATGCATAGGATGGCGGCGGCCTTCAACACCACAGTGGCTGCCCTGGAGGACGAGCTGACGCAGCTAATCCTGGAGGGGCTGATCAGTGCCCGCGTAGACTCGCACAGCAAGGTGGCTGTGGGCTGCAGGGTGGTGGGGGCAGCTGGGGGTGAGCCTGGGCCCCGCTGAGCCTGTGCCCGCACAGATCCTCTACGCCCGGGATGTGGATCAGCGCAGCACCACTTTTGAGAAGTCTCTGCTGATGGGCAAGGAGTTCCAGCGCCGCGCCAAGGCCATGATGCTGCGAGCAGCTGTGCTCCGCAACCAGATCCACGTCAAGGTGGGCAGGCGTCAGTGGGCAGGTGCACAGCGTGTGGGGCCTGGTGGCTGAACTGCTGCTTGTCTCCCCTGCAGTCCCCACCCAGAGAAGGGAGCCAGGGGGAGCTgactccagccaacagccagtcTCGGATGAGCACCAACATGTGAGGGGTGGACCTTGGCCTCCAGGACATCTGCatcccctccccatctccacGGACCTCCTGACCTCCAGGCGGCTCAGTGCTGCCTGCAGCCCAGCTAAGAGGCCTGGCCACTGGGTGCCCCCCAGCCTGCATGCCcttgctggggctggggaggcaggCGGCTGCTAGTTGTGGTCCTTCCTGGAAGGAGAGGCCTGCAGGGCTCGACCCTGTGGGTTTCTGTCCCCAGGGAGCAGACTGTGCGGCACCCAGGTGCAGCAGCACCACTTCCCAGACCCCTCCTGTTCCCGCCTCTGTCAGGTGCAGACAAGTGGGCGGTATCCATTAAAAAGCAGACTGAGCGTTGCCCTTGGCTGTTCTTTCCTGCTGTGCAGGAATTCCTGAGGGCTGTCTCCCTGGGGCTGGGcttggaggcagggcctggtgagACAAATGGGCAGCCTGGCCTGCGGGCTCAATAGCCCCCAGCAGCGGCCACTGTGGCCCACAGGCTGTGCTTCCAAGGCTGTGCGGCATCAGGAAGCTCCCGGAGGCTCTGGCCATTTGCCTATGGAGGCGCCTAGGGGAGGCGGGGAGGGGACCTAAGCCGCCACTTTCCTCTGCACAGATGCCCATGCGCTGCCTTCATTTAGTCGTATCCAGTTGTTCAGAAGACCCCACTAGCCCCAACCGCACCTGCCCCGGCTCGTGCCTCCGTGGGTCTGGGGGGGCGGTGGTCACAGGCTGTGGGCTCTTGCATCTTTGAAATGATTTATTGTTCGCTTTTGCACACGCGTGCTGAGGACAGGGCAGGTCCAGCCTGGGGCCTGCTCCCCACTGCAGCATCTCCAGGCCCCAGAGTGGGCCGAAGGGGGGCATGGGCGTGTCTTTCCACATTAAGTAGCAGGAGATTCCCTGAGTAAAAGGCGTTTCCTTAAGTAGGACGTGTCCAAGCTCCAGCAGCAgtcctgggggtgggggttcTGGGCCTTCAGGCCAGGGCACTGCCCATGACTTCAGAGAAGCCACCTGGTGTTCCGGGTGCTGCCGGCTGAGGCTCCTGCAGCTCAGGCTGGGCCTCTTTCCAGGCCAGAGACTTCTCCAGTTTGGTTTTAAAAAGCAATCCGTGACCTGGCAGAGCGAGTGAGAGGAGTCGGGGGTCAGGAGGCGGAGGGGCCTGTTTGCCTGCTGTGGGGCGGGGGGCAGGCGCCCTCACCTGGGCAGTCCGCAGTCTCTTTGGAGGCTCGTTTCTTGCAGCAGCCGCGGCACAGGCTGAACACACATCTGTTGCCCTGGGCACAGGAAAGCTCGGGAGCCTGTGGCCAGCACCATTCCTGGGGCCAGGCTGGCCAGCAGGGGAGCAGCCCCGCTGGGAAAGTCTCTGCCAGATGCCCACGGCCTGGATGTAGCCCTGGGGACCGCCCCCAAGCCAGGTGCCTCTCCCTCACCCAACCACCCAGACTTATTCCCActccagtcctgggcaggggcttGGCTGGAAGCAAGGAGCCGTCCTGAGGCATCCATGCCACCTTGGGCCACACTGCAAACCCAGCTGGGCAGCCACCAGACCTGCTACCCCGAGTGCAGAGACCACCCTGCCCACCCACCAGAGCTGAAGCCTTGGTGGCATGTGGCCGGAACCCACTCACCTTTGGGTTTCCACACTGGTCACACTTTGCATATTTTGctaggaaaagaacaaaagggtGCTGGTGAGTGAGGGCCGGGGTGGCCTGGCTGTGGGGGCTGCCCCGTCCGCCTGCATGGAGCCTGCTGACAGCGTCTGTGCCAGCTGTGGCCAGCCAGGCCAGGAGGCTCAGGGAGGGCAGAGGATACAGGCTGGCCACATCTGCTTTTCCTTCTGCGAGCAATGGGTGAGGGGATGCGGGGGGCACCATCCTGCAGGAAACGGACACGAAGCAGGTGGTCTGGGGGGCCCCAGCAGGACAAGCAGCCTCATCTGTCCCACCCCCAGGCAGGGACAAGGCGAGTTGTTTTCCCGCCCACAGGGTCCAAGGGGGGTTCCATGCCCTTCAGTTCCAGGTCTCCCAAGCAAAAGGGCCAAGAAGGgtcaaatcaagaattcaacccAAAGACTgacttcctgcctctcccagctgccTCATGCGGTGGCCTAGGGGGCAGTGTGGCAGGCGGGGACTGCTGGCACCGGGCTGACGTGGCAGCTGCTTGTGGACTGGCCAGCGCCCTGGGGGTTACATGGGAAGGCTTCAGGGTCATCGCTGGTCTTCCCTCAGCTTGTAAAGCTGTCAGAGAAATCTGGGAGGCTGCCACCTGCTAAGGGCCCAGATGAGCTGGCCCAGGATATGGCACAGGGGTCTCAGGGGAGACGGCACTGGGCTGAGGCCTTGCGGCTGGTGGCCAAGAGGAGAGGGGTGAGCAGCCTCATCCCATCTCTCCCAGCCCACCCTGCTGGCACCTTTGGCCCAGCACACACTCCTGGGGgacccctgcctccctctcaggCATCCTGTGTGAGGCTGGGCAGGGACAGCCACAGGGACCCGAGGCACCTGGGTGGCACCTGGCTGAGGGGCTTGTCCCACAGCCCCATCTGACTCACTGAGCCCATGTCCCACATGCCTGGGCTGTGGCCTGCACAGGTTCCGTGTGCTCAGACCCCAAGTCTGGCTGACCACTCTGCCAAGGCCCCCAGGCGTCTGCTTCCAGCTCTGGGCCTTGAGCCTTGCTGACCGCAAGTATAGGTTCCTGTCACTGGCAACAGGGAGGATGGGGGTGACGAAGAGGCTCTCTCCGGCCCATCAGCGGAAGCAGCACTTACGCTTCAGAGAGGGGTCGAAGGTCTTGTGGGGGTTCCTCAGCTGCTTCTTCTGCTTGTTCTTGGACAGGACTTCCGTGCcacactcctcctcctccagggcccGCTTGCTGCGTGCACCTGCCTTCTCCTTGCTCCCCTCCCTGGGCCTGAGGCGAGGACAGCGGGCAGAGCCCAAGGACACCGTGAGAGGCTCGGCAGCCACAGCCACATGGGCCTGAGCCCGGGTGAGGCCCCAGGGTGAGGAGGCGCCAGGCGGCCATGGTGAGTGCTGCTGCTATGAGGAGCATGGGCAGCGCGCAGCCCACTCAGGAGTGGCCACTAGGGAGTCTGGGGCCTCCGAGATGGAGTCCACAGCTCGGGCAGTCCCGAGCTCTGAGCCACCAGCTCTAGGCAGGGCTGTGGCCACAGATGGCCTCACCTCTGAGACTACTGACCCATGGGCAACTCCAGGATCAGAGGAGCTCAGAGAAGTATCTTAtggaagaaaagatttaaaatccCAGTGTCCACTGAGGGAGGACACAGCTGAGTCACCAGCACCCGCCACCTAGGACACCGAGGGGCACATGGCAGGTGTGTGCTGCTTGGAGCTGaaacctccctcctcctttccctcggGCAGGAGCTGACTGGCCATAATGGTTGAGGACAAGCGGCGCAGGCGCAGCACTGTGGGCACAGGGTAGAGCCCACACCTTGGCGCACATCACTGCCCAGGGCTGGCTGGGCTCTCACCCCGGCCGGATGTAGGGCTGGCAGATCCAGTGGAAGGGCAAGTCGCCGGTGGGCTTCGCTCCCTCCTGCCTGGATATCTCCTCCTGCAAAAGCCCCAGGCCCTGGTCATGGCCCCTGGCCCTCACCCCCCCCAAGGCCAGGCTCCCACCAGCCCCAGCGCCTGCCTGACACCGCAGCTTCAGCTCCTGGCTCACGGCAGCGATGCCCTCCAGGGTCTTCACCTTGGCCAGCTCCTCTCGCAGCTGCTGGTACACCTGCAGCCTGAGACAGAGGCCCCGTCATGCAGGCTGGGCTCCCGGCTCCACCATCAGGCCCCAGGCTGAGCACTGGGCACACAGGGACCTGTGTCTTTTCTTGTCCAACTCCACTCCTAAGTCACCCCAGCCCCTCAAGACCTGACTTAGCAGCAACTTGTTTTGACAAAACCTGCTAAATGCCCCAGGTGGGCTCTGACAGTATCTGCCTGGGCAACCCCCCAACGTGGCTTCCGCCTTAGGGGGCGACTCACGTGTGGTGCCACAGCTTAAAGAGGTGGGCCCGGACATAGGACAGCGGGCAGGGGTGCTCTCGCACGATGTCCAGGTATTCCTCGGCCAGCTCCCACACTGCAGGGCTCCGGCCCTCAAACAGAGCGGGGTTGTGCAGGTTGCCCTCtgtgggaggaaggggaggaaggacgCCTCATGGGCTACTCCAGGTGGATGGCATAGGAAAGCCTCGGACACTCAGGACACCCTCCTGTGCCACCTCACAAGGGACAAGGCTAGGTCAGGCCCCTCAGAGCAGACTGGGATTGATGAACACCATCTGTGAACAGCATGGTGGGGAGGGCAGTAGGCAGTGGGAAGAACCGACCTGGGTGGTGGCATCAGGCCTTGTGCATGGGGCCCCAGCTGCTGTCCCGGGCCCTGCCCACCTGCGCTCATGACGCCCTGCACACCCGTGTCCCGGAGGCAGCGCTCCACATCCTGCAGGCACTGGATGTTCCCATTAGCAAACACAGGGATGGCCACAGCCTTCCTGTTGACAGAGAAACACCTGTCCCTCCACCTGCCCAGCACACCACCAGGCCCCGGACAGCCCCGACTCCATCCTGGCAGGGAGCTTCTGCTCCCAGGCGATGCTGCCCCCAGCCACGGTCCTAGCCCCCTCAGTGGTCACGGGCGTCAGGTGAGCCAAGCACCCTGCGGTGTGGAGCTTGGACCCTCTAGCAAAGCCCCAAGGACTGAGGGCTGTGTCACCCACCGCCCACATCCACTCACCGCACGGCCTTGATGTGCTCCCAGGATGCCGCACCTGACAGGGGCCCTTTCTGCTCCTTGGTGCGCCCGTGCACCGTCAGCAACTAGGACAGACCAGCAGTCGCTTGACCCCTCCAAGCCCCCTCCACCCCTCCACGCCCCTCTGCCCCTGCTCCACCCCTCAGAGCCCCTCCGCCCCTCCACGGCCCCTCTGCCCCTGCTCCACCTCTCTGAGCCACCCCTCCGCCCCTCAGAGTCTCCTGTGCCCGTCCGTGCCCCCTtcacccccactccacccctcAGAGCC is part of the Chlorocebus sabaeus isolate Y175 chromosome 16, mChlSab1.0.hap1, whole genome shotgun sequence genome and encodes:
- the DUS1L gene encoding tRNA-dihydrouridine(16/17) synthase [NAD(P)(+)]-like isoform X1 codes for the protein MPKLQGFEFWSRTLRGARHVVAPMVDQSELAWRLLSRRHGAQLCYTPMLHAQVFVRDANYRKENLYCEVCPEDRPLIVQFCANDPEVFVQAALLAQDYCDAIDLNLGCPQMIAKRGHYGAFLQDEWDLLQRMILLAHEKLSVPVTCKIRVFPEIDKTVRYAQMLEKAGCQLLTVHGRTKEQKGPLSGAASWEHIKAVRKAVAIPVFANGNIQCLQDVERCLRDTGVQGVMSAEGNLHNPALFEGRSPAVWELAEEYLDIVREHPCPLSYVRAHLFKLWHHTLQVYQQLREELAKVKTLEGIAAVSQELKLRCQEEISRQEGAKPTGDLPFHWICQPYIRPGPREGSKEKAGARSKRALEEEECGTEVLSKNKQKKQLRNPHKTFDPSLKPKYAKCDQCGNPKGNRCVFSLCRGCCKKRASKETADCPGHGLLFKTKLEKSLAWKEAQPELQEPQPAAPGTPGGFSEVMGSALA
- the DUS1L gene encoding tRNA-dihydrouridine(16/17) synthase [NAD(P)(+)]-like isoform X2, which translates into the protein MPKLQGFEFWSRTLRGARHVVAPMVDQSELAWRLLSRRHGAQLCYTPMLHAQVFVRDANYRKENLYCEVCPEDRPLIVQFCANDPEVFVQAALLAQDYCDAIDLNLGCPQMIAKRGHYGAFLQDEWDLLQRMILLAHEKLSVPVTCKIRVFPEIDKTVRYAQMLEKAGCQLLTVHGRTKEQKGPLSGAASWEHIKAVRKAVAIPVFANGNIQCLQDVERCLRDTGVQGVMSAEGNLHNPALFEGRSPAVWELAEEYLDIVREHPCPLSYVRAHLFKLWHHTLQVYQQLREELAKVKTLEGIAAVSQELKLRCQEEISRQEGAKPTGDLPFHWICQPYIRPGPREGSKEKAGARSKRALEEEECGTEVLSKNKQKKQLRNPHKTFDPSLKPKYAKCDQCGNPKMCVQPVPRLLQETSLQRDCGLPRSRIAF